One part of the Candidatus Aquiluna sp. UB-MaderosW2red genome encodes these proteins:
- a CDS encoding response regulator transcription factor, whose translation MTKILVVEDEVNLREPLVYLLKKEGYEVIEAADGIAALEIFRFQGADLVLLDVMLPGLSGSQVCQAIRGESQVPIIMLTAKDSEIDKVVGLEIGADDYVTKPYSTRELLARMKAVLRRGTDSKPSESGFLEAGPVSMDLISHVVKVNDQKVSMPLKEFELLELLMENVNRVLTRAQIIDRVWGSNYFGDTKTLDVHVKRIRSKIEADPANPKHLVTVRGLGYKFEI comes from the coding sequence GTGACCAAAATACTCGTAGTGGAGGACGAAGTGAATCTTCGAGAGCCACTGGTTTACCTATTAAAAAAAGAGGGATACGAGGTCATTGAGGCGGCCGATGGGATAGCCGCACTTGAGATATTCAGATTCCAAGGGGCGGATCTTGTGTTACTGGATGTCATGTTGCCTGGGCTCTCAGGAAGCCAGGTTTGCCAAGCAATCAGGGGCGAAAGCCAAGTTCCCATCATCATGCTTACAGCTAAAGATTCTGAAATAGACAAGGTTGTGGGGCTTGAGATCGGGGCTGACGACTATGTAACTAAGCCTTATTCGACAAGAGAGCTTTTGGCCAGAATGAAGGCTGTTCTCAGGCGAGGAACGGATTCCAAACCAAGCGAGTCGGGTTTCCTGGAGGCGGGTCCGGTGTCAATGGACCTAATTAGCCACGTAGTGAAAGTGAATGATCAGAAGGTTTCCATGCCCCTCAAAGAATTTGAGCTACTGGAGTTGCTGATGGAAAATGTCAACCGGGTGCTAACCAGGGCTCAAATTATTGACCGGGTTTGGGGATCTAACTATTTTGGAGACACTAAGACCCTCGATGTGCATGTGAAAAGAATCAGGTCCAAGATTGAAGCGGATCCCGCCAACCCAAAACACCTGGTTACCGTGCGCGGTTTGGGCTATAAATTCGAGATTTAG
- the cysS gene encoding cysteine--tRNA ligase: MKLYDTKARRLMAFEPVTEGEVSIYVCGPTVQSEPHIGHLRSALVYDLFTRWFEANGKKVTLIRNVTDIDDKVLEKAQETKTPWWQLAHTNELLFASDYRKLMIRDPSYEPRATGHIPQMLSLISLLIERGHAYQALDGSGSVYFDVRSLPSYGSLTNQPIDEIEVEGIGSGKKQPQDFALWKAAKKTEPDTAKWDSDYGPGRPGWHIECSAMATHYLGAQFDIHGGGLDLRFPHHENELAQSSAAGHGFAKYWVHNGLVNIAGQKMSKSLNNSVYSKELFSLAEPQVVRYYLMSAHYRSVLDFAPEVLEEAKTALERIYGFLERAERELELTRFQELELEINLPEDFVSEMNEDLNIPAALAVIHEAVRSGNTHLDEQRLSEASQQRSQLYKMLEIIGLAPNQWLVGSSLEHQALDLLIKALIAERNAAREAKDYARADAIRDSLIQAGIELSDASNQTHWSLS; this comes from the coding sequence ATGAAGCTATACGACACTAAGGCTCGGCGTCTAATGGCTTTTGAGCCAGTCACCGAGGGGGAAGTGTCAATTTATGTCTGCGGGCCGACAGTGCAGTCCGAGCCGCACATCGGTCACCTCAGATCGGCTTTGGTTTACGACCTATTCACTCGCTGGTTCGAAGCTAACGGCAAAAAAGTCACGCTAATTCGTAACGTCACAGATATTGATGACAAGGTGCTAGAAAAAGCGCAGGAGACCAAGACACCCTGGTGGCAGCTAGCCCACACCAACGAACTTCTATTTGCCAGCGATTACCGCAAGCTAATGATCAGAGACCCAAGCTATGAGCCAAGGGCAACTGGGCATATCCCCCAGATGCTAAGTCTGATTTCATTATTGATTGAGCGCGGTCATGCCTATCAGGCACTGGATGGGTCAGGCAGCGTTTATTTTGATGTGCGGAGCTTACCGAGCTATGGCTCCTTGACGAATCAGCCAATCGATGAGATTGAAGTTGAGGGCATCGGCTCTGGTAAGAAACAACCTCAGGATTTTGCGCTCTGGAAAGCGGCAAAAAAAACCGAGCCCGACACCGCCAAGTGGGATTCTGATTATGGCCCCGGAAGACCTGGTTGGCATATCGAATGCTCGGCCATGGCCACCCATTATCTAGGCGCCCAGTTTGATATTCACGGCGGTGGTTTAGATCTTCGTTTCCCACACCACGAAAATGAGTTAGCTCAATCAAGCGCCGCGGGGCATGGGTTTGCGAAGTACTGGGTCCACAACGGGCTCGTGAACATTGCCGGGCAGAAGATGTCAAAGTCCTTGAATAACTCGGTTTATTCGAAAGAGCTATTCTCATTAGCCGAGCCTCAGGTAGTGCGCTATTACCTAATGAGCGCTCACTATCGTTCAGTTTTGGATTTTGCGCCAGAGGTTTTAGAGGAGGCAAAGACTGCGCTGGAGCGAATCTACGGCTTCCTAGAGCGTGCCGAGCGTGAACTTGAGTTGACCAGGTTCCAAGAGCTCGAGCTGGAAATTAATCTTCCCGAAGATTTTGTGTCGGAGATGAACGAGGACCTCAATATCCCAGCGGCGCTCGCGGTTATTCACGAGGCAGTTCGCTCGGGCAACACCCACCTCGATGAGCAGCGGCTTAGCGAGGCGAGCCAACAACGCTCCCAGCTTTATAAGATGCTCGAGATCATTGGCCTTGCGCCGAACCAGTGGCTGGTCGGGAGCTCCCTAGAGCACCAGGCACTTGATCTCTTGATCAAAGCGCTGATTGCTGAGCGCAATGCAGCAAGGGAAGCGAAGGACTATGCTCGTGCCGACGCTATTCGCGATTCACTAATTCAAGCTGGCATCGAGTTATCAGATGCATCAAACCAAACACACTGGAGTCTTAGCTGA
- a CDS encoding DsbA family protein encodes MTSNQKPTRSEQREEARARAKAQRELNAKKEKRTKLLVQLSVVVVALGIVGGVGAVIAIDSANQADAPVVGEIPANLTALGGLKVGIGLQAFTLDKTPTPDSTDPIPEIVMYVDYQCPVCQAFDVPNEAQLRSWVDTGVATLEIRPISFLDRASLNAYSSRATNASMCIANFEPDSFFDYHGILMNNQPAEQTEGATDDELFAFAQDAGAGTEEVKGCIQAKSFGDYIEQHTQKVLNNPQDGISVSGTPTILVNGKQYTWATGEELVSPENFAQFVQSASAE; translated from the coding sequence ATGACCTCCAACCAAAAGCCAACGCGTTCAGAGCAGCGCGAAGAAGCCAGGGCAAGGGCCAAAGCGCAACGCGAGCTGAATGCTAAAAAGGAAAAACGCACCAAGTTATTGGTGCAGCTCTCGGTGGTTGTGGTAGCACTGGGCATCGTCGGGGGTGTTGGCGCGGTAATCGCGATTGATTCAGCCAATCAGGCCGATGCGCCGGTTGTTGGCGAAATTCCCGCCAACCTAACCGCTTTAGGCGGTCTGAAGGTTGGTATTGGGCTGCAAGCTTTTACCTTAGACAAGACCCCGACTCCAGATTCCACTGACCCAATTCCTGAAATCGTGATGTATGTGGACTACCAGTGCCCGGTTTGCCAGGCGTTTGATGTCCCCAACGAAGCCCAACTGCGCTCTTGGGTTGACACTGGTGTAGCTACCCTTGAGATTCGCCCAATCTCCTTTTTGGACCGCGCTTCTTTGAACGCCTACTCCTCGAGGGCAACCAATGCCTCAATGTGCATTGCAAATTTTGAGCCAGATTCCTTCTTTGATTACCACGGCATCCTGATGAATAACCAGCCCGCTGAGCAGACCGAAGGGGCAACGGACGACGAGCTGTTTGCTTTTGCGCAGGATGCCGGTGCTGGAACCGAAGAGGTTAAGGGTTGCATCCAGGCCAAGAGTTTTGGAGACTATATTGAGCAGCACACTCAAAAGGTCTTAAATAATCCGCAAGACGGCATCAGTGTCTCGGGAACCCCCACCATCTTGGTCAACGGCAAGCAGTACACCTGGGCAACCGGTGAAGAGCTTGTGAGTCCTGAGAACTTCGCTCAATTCGTTCAGTCGGCTTCAGCTGAATAG
- a CDS encoding cell wall metabolism sensor histidine kinase WalK, with translation MKLVSKRKKAKAEAAEVNAFEKVASQIVDVMASAGVVLDVYNSALTSSPGALQLGLVQNRRLVHQELVELVQEARQGFGTFQAEVRLETGLRKQELWVHARAARFGENYVMLLVDDRTESKKLEETRRDFVANVSHELKTPVGAIGLLAEAIASSSDDSQMVQKFANSMRVESERLGHLVKDLIELSRVQVANITKEGKIISLQKVVTEAVRRNVNLAQQHQIKLSASAKTPVQLFGDFEMLVTAIRNLIENAILYSNPGGHVGVGVRIADGVAEISVTDSGIGIPEAEQSRIFERFYRVDPSRSRETGGTGLGLAIVKHAASNHLGEVKIFSKAGIGSTFTLRLPMEQKDD, from the coding sequence GAAGCTGGTTAGCAAGCGCAAAAAAGCGAAAGCAGAAGCCGCCGAGGTGAATGCCTTCGAAAAAGTTGCCTCTCAAATTGTTGATGTTATGGCTTCGGCAGGGGTGGTTTTGGATGTTTATAACTCAGCCCTCACGTCCTCACCAGGCGCCCTGCAACTCGGTTTGGTGCAAAATCGAAGACTGGTCCATCAAGAATTGGTCGAGCTGGTTCAAGAGGCCAGGCAGGGATTTGGCACCTTTCAAGCTGAGGTGCGGCTAGAAACTGGTCTGAGAAAACAGGAGCTTTGGGTTCACGCCAGAGCCGCTCGATTCGGCGAAAATTACGTCATGCTTCTGGTGGATGATCGCACCGAATCAAAAAAACTTGAGGAGACCAGGCGGGACTTTGTCGCCAACGTTTCCCACGAGCTCAAGACGCCGGTGGGCGCTATTGGGCTTTTGGCTGAGGCGATTGCTTCCTCTAGTGATGACTCTCAGATGGTTCAAAAATTCGCGAACTCAATGCGGGTCGAATCCGAGCGGCTTGGGCATTTGGTAAAGGATCTGATTGAACTCTCTCGGGTCCAAGTCGCGAACATCACAAAAGAGGGCAAAATAATCAGTCTCCAAAAGGTGGTCACCGAGGCGGTCAGACGTAACGTCAACTTGGCGCAACAGCACCAAATCAAACTTTCCGCCAGCGCCAAGACTCCTGTTCAGTTGTTTGGAGATTTTGAGATGCTCGTTACTGCAATTAGAAACTTGATTGAAAACGCGATACTTTATTCGAATCCGGGTGGGCACGTTGGGGTCGGAGTCAGGATTGCCGACGGAGTCGCGGAGATCTCCGTGACGGATTCGGGAATCGGGATTCCAGAAGCCGAACAGTCTCGAATCTTTGAAAGGTTCTACAGAGTCGACCCATCTCGCTCCAGAGAAACAGGAGGAACGGGTCTAGGTCTGGCCATTGTCAAACACGCGGCGAGTAACCACTTGGGTGAAGTAAAGATATTTTCAAAGGCTGGGATTGGCTCCACCTTCACTCTTAGATTACCGATGGAGCAAAAGGATGACTAA
- a CDS encoding DUF4032 domain-containing protein, which yields MSSQLNITAATAEPALLDLPWHLPLEDWPRENIAALPKGLSRHTVRFAHLGDHVVAIKETLFDLAKREYDMLRKLEKLDIPCVEAFAIINNRTDENDEELPAVLITRHLKFSLPYRAMWSQGLREQTAKRLVDALALLLVRLHLVGFFWGDVSLSNTLFRRDAGKFAAYLVDAETGQLYDSRLSNGQRENDLEIARINIAGELMDLMASGKAVEIDPGKISQRIVDKYHELWKELTETQTILASERWRISRRVQQLNDLGFDIEELTMDQSPDGATVRIQPKVVDAGHHARRLLLLTGLDVEENQARRLLNDIDEYRLSHARSGADEEVLAHEWLSDVFEPVIKAVPLQYTGKLEPAEVFHEVLEHRWYASENAGRDVPMVDAVRSYVSEVLSNRPDEESLLGGAQTTEAITLAEPVPSGLIVVSEDDEEGDWRDKV from the coding sequence ATGTCCTCACAACTCAACATCACGGCTGCCACGGCTGAGCCAGCACTGCTGGATCTGCCGTGGCATTTGCCTTTGGAGGATTGGCCCAGGGAAAACATTGCGGCACTTCCTAAGGGACTTTCCCGACACACGGTTCGCTTTGCTCACCTGGGAGACCACGTGGTAGCGATTAAGGAAACCCTGTTCGATCTGGCTAAACGCGAATATGACATGCTGCGCAAGCTGGAGAAATTGGATATCCCTTGCGTTGAAGCTTTCGCCATAATCAATAACCGAACCGATGAAAATGACGAAGAGTTGCCAGCTGTCTTGATCACAAGGCATTTAAAATTCTCACTGCCTTATCGGGCAATGTGGTCACAGGGCCTCAGGGAACAAACGGCCAAAAGACTGGTCGACGCCTTGGCGCTTTTATTGGTTCGACTTCACCTGGTGGGCTTTTTTTGGGGTGATGTCTCGCTCTCCAATACCCTTTTTAGAAGGGACGCGGGGAAGTTCGCCGCCTATTTGGTTGATGCCGAAACAGGGCAGCTCTACGACTCGCGACTCTCAAACGGCCAGCGCGAAAACGATCTCGAAATTGCGAGAATAAATATTGCCGGAGAGTTGATGGATCTGATGGCCTCTGGAAAAGCGGTTGAAATTGACCCTGGCAAAATTAGCCAGCGAATAGTCGATAAGTACCACGAGCTTTGGAAAGAGCTCACCGAAACCCAAACCATCCTCGCCTCTGAGCGCTGGAGAATCTCCAGGCGAGTGCAACAACTTAATGATCTGGGTTTCGATATCGAGGAACTCACAATGGACCAGAGCCCCGATGGAGCGACCGTGAGGATTCAACCAAAGGTTGTTGACGCCGGTCACCACGCGAGAAGGCTCCTACTACTTACTGGTCTAGATGTTGAAGAGAACCAGGCCAGACGACTGCTGAACGATATCGATGAGTATCGGCTTTCTCACGCTCGAAGCGGAGCAGACGAAGAGGTATTGGCTCACGAATGGCTAAGCGATGTTTTTGAGCCTGTTATCAAAGCTGTGCCGCTGCAATACACCGGAAAACTTGAGCCAGCAGAGGTATTTCATGAAGTCCTGGAACACCGCTGGTATGCCTCAGAAAATGCCGGCCGCGATGTCCCCATGGTGGATGCGGTTAGAAGCTACGTCTCAGAGGTGCTCTCAAATAGGCCGGACGAAGAATCCCTGCTGGGGGGAGCGCAGACCACTGAGGCCATCACGCTTGCTGAACCGGTTCCATCGGGTTTGATTGTTGTGTCAGAAGACGATGAAGAAGGCGACTGGAGAGATAAGGTCTAG
- the ispD gene encoding 2-C-methyl-D-erythritol 4-phosphate cytidylyltransferase, whose protein sequence is MEISVVLVAAGRGARLAAGVPKAIATVAGITLLELSLMRIAKFAPAQVIVVAPADRIAEFDRICKKFMVNVEVIAGGLTRQQSVASGLSLVTQENVLVHDAARAFAPEAVFERVALALVDAESVVPVTHIPDTVKRTSAGWVTETIDRSELRLSQTPQGFRVATLRDALSKTEGDFTDEAALLESFGIKTKTVLGDELCFKITTPADLDRARSTFANVRSGVGVDAHAFGEVGELSLGLVKFPELPGLAGHSDGDSVSHAIVDALLSAAALGDIGSNFGTSRSEYSGASGEVFLKETIRLLEAANYEPVNVSVQVVADKPRLAERRHELEAALSEVIGAPVSVLATTTDGLGFLADARGIAAVATALIRVRD, encoded by the coding sequence ATGGAAATTTCTGTCGTTTTAGTGGCAGCGGGGCGCGGAGCAAGGCTCGCAGCTGGCGTTCCAAAGGCAATCGCCACAGTTGCCGGGATCACGCTTTTAGAGCTCTCCCTCATGAGAATTGCGAAATTTGCTCCAGCACAGGTAATCGTGGTAGCACCGGCTGATCGAATTGCCGAATTTGATCGTATTTGCAAAAAATTTATGGTCAATGTCGAGGTTATTGCTGGTGGCCTAACAAGGCAGCAATCTGTTGCTAGTGGGCTTTCGCTGGTCACTCAAGAAAACGTCTTAGTGCACGATGCAGCCAGAGCATTTGCTCCTGAAGCAGTATTCGAGCGAGTCGCGCTCGCCCTTGTCGACGCGGAGTCCGTGGTGCCAGTGACTCACATCCCAGATACTGTGAAAAGAACTTCCGCGGGCTGGGTAACTGAAACTATTGACCGCAGCGAACTCAGGCTGTCCCAGACTCCGCAGGGTTTTCGAGTTGCAACCCTTCGTGATGCGCTCAGTAAAACCGAAGGTGATTTCACAGACGAAGCGGCCCTGCTTGAAAGCTTTGGGATCAAGACCAAAACCGTATTGGGTGATGAGCTGTGCTTTAAAATAACCACTCCCGCAGATCTGGATCGAGCTCGTTCAACATTCGCGAATGTGCGTTCTGGAGTCGGAGTCGACGCTCACGCCTTCGGCGAAGTCGGTGAGCTCTCGCTGGGGCTGGTGAAATTTCCCGAGCTACCGGGACTGGCGGGTCATTCGGATGGAGATTCGGTCTCCCATGCGATTGTCGATGCATTGTTATCGGCGGCAGCTCTTGGGGACATCGGGTCCAACTTTGGGACCAGTCGGAGCGAGTACTCAGGTGCTTCTGGCGAGGTGTTTCTAAAAGAGACAATCAGGTTATTGGAAGCAGCAAATTACGAGCCAGTAAACGTTTCAGTGCAGGTCGTTGCCGATAAACCGCGACTTGCAGAGCGCAGGCATGAATTGGAGGCGGCGCTCAGTGAGGTCATTGGAGCCCCGGTATCGGTGCTTGCTACCACCACCGATGGTTTGGGCTTTTTAGCTGATGCCAGGGGCATTGCAGCAGTAGCGACCGCCCTTATTAGAGTGCGGGATTAG
- a CDS encoding CarD family transcriptional regulator — protein sequence MKFAVGETVVYPHHGAAEIIEVSEKTIRGETQTYLKLRVAQGDLIIQVPSANVEMVGVRDVIDKKGVKQVFDVLRAEFVEEPTNWSRRYKANLEKLASGDVVKVSEVVRDLWRRDQDRGLSAGEKRMLAKARQILISELALARKVDEEKASAELDKVLAS from the coding sequence ATGAAGTTTGCAGTTGGCGAAACAGTCGTTTATCCCCACCACGGTGCAGCAGAGATTATTGAAGTCTCCGAAAAGACGATTCGCGGCGAGACCCAGACCTACCTGAAGCTCAGAGTGGCCCAAGGGGATCTTATAATTCAGGTGCCATCGGCGAATGTTGAGATGGTTGGAGTGCGGGACGTCATCGACAAAAAAGGTGTCAAGCAGGTCTTCGATGTGCTTCGCGCAGAGTTCGTCGAAGAACCAACCAACTGGTCAAGGCGTTATAAGGCGAACCTTGAAAAGCTGGCCTCTGGTGACGTAGTGAAGGTCTCCGAAGTGGTCCGAGATCTTTGGAGAAGAGACCAAGACCGCGGTTTGTCCGCAGGAGAAAAGCGCATGCTCGCCAAGGCGCGGCAGATTTTAATCTCCGAGCTAGCGCTTGCTCGCAAGGTGGATGAGGAAAAAGCTTCGGCTGAACTGGACAAGGTTCTGGCTAGCTAA
- a CDS encoding ABC transporter ATP-binding protein: protein MASVSFRDATRIYPGGTKPAVDKLNLEVKDGEFLVLVGPSGCGKSTSLRMLAGLEEVNGGGIYIGDREVTDVPPKDRDIAMVFQNYALYPHMTVAENMGFALKIAGVSKEERAERVLDAAKLLDLEPYLNRKPKALSGGQRQRVAMGRAIVRKPQVFLMDEPLSNLDAKLRVQTRTQIASLQRRLGVTTVYVTHDQVEAMTMGDRVAVLKDGLLQQVDTPRNLYDRPLNVFVAGFIGSPAMNLVQLEIVEGGVKFGDAVLPISKDILAKASGSRVTVGIRPEKLTVSEHGLAVEVDVVEELGSDGFLYGRAQLDGAEQNVVIRVHAIDHPMAGDKIHLTASDSEAVHLFDVESGLRLN, encoded by the coding sequence ATGGCATCAGTATCATTTAGAGACGCAACCAGAATCTACCCCGGTGGCACCAAGCCCGCGGTTGACAAGCTCAACCTAGAGGTCAAGGACGGCGAGTTCTTGGTTTTGGTCGGCCCATCTGGTTGCGGAAAATCCACCTCGCTTCGCATGCTTGCAGGGCTCGAAGAGGTAAACGGCGGCGGCATCTACATCGGTGACCGCGAAGTAACTGATGTTCCACCAAAAGATCGCGACATCGCGATGGTCTTCCAAAACTACGCTCTGTACCCGCACATGACCGTTGCCGAGAACATGGGATTCGCCCTGAAGATTGCTGGAGTTAGCAAAGAAGAACGCGCAGAGCGCGTTCTGGACGCGGCCAAGCTTCTAGATCTAGAGCCATACCTAAACCGCAAGCCAAAGGCTCTTTCCGGTGGTCAGCGTCAACGCGTGGCCATGGGTCGCGCGATTGTTCGTAAGCCACAGGTGTTCCTGATGGATGAGCCGCTATCAAACCTGGACGCCAAGCTCAGGGTTCAGACTCGCACCCAGATTGCCTCCTTGCAGCGTCGTCTCGGTGTGACAACCGTTTACGTAACCCACGACCAGGTAGAAGCCATGACCATGGGCGACCGGGTGGCTGTGCTCAAAGATGGCCTCCTGCAGCAGGTGGACACCCCTCGTAATCTTTATGACCGCCCACTCAATGTTTTCGTTGCTGGCTTTATTGGCTCACCGGCCATGAACCTCGTGCAGCTTGAGATTGTGGAAGGTGGAGTCAAGTTCGGCGATGCAGTTCTCCCAATTTCGAAGGATATTCTCGCGAAGGCATCTGGCTCGAGAGTCACGGTTGGTATTCGACCAGAGAAGCTAACCGTCTCAGAACACGGCCTCGCAGTTGAGGTTGATGTTGTAGAAGAACTCGGTTCTGACGGCTTTTTATACGGTCGAGCACAGCTTGATGGTGCCGAGCAGAATGTGGTTATTCGGGTTCACGCAATCGACCACCCAATGGCCGGTGACAAGATTCACCTAACTGCCTCCGATTCAGAAGCAGTTCACCTATTCGATGTCGAAAGTGGCTTGCGCCTCAACTAG
- the rlmB gene encoding 23S rRNA (guanosine(2251)-2'-O)-methyltransferase RlmB → MSKPGRPGAAKGKKGAPKGSGGKNRQSLEGRGPTPKAEDRPYHKAYRSNMTPKAKVAPKQVKRGEFVAGRSGMGARAISGEILSGRNSVSEALKAKIPATALFIAQGIDMDDRVRNAIAIATNRNIAVNEVTRQEVERMTGGDSVHQGIALQVPPYDYKHPMDLVDRALSLGQVPLLVALDGVTDPRNLGAIIRSVAAFGAHGVVLPQRRSVGVTAAAWRTSAGAAARIPVALASNLNQAIKEYKQRGLFVIGLDGDGEVSMPEFTLADQPILLVVGSEGKGLSRLVQENCDQVVSIPIGGATESLNAGIAASVALYQISTMRAK, encoded by the coding sequence ATGTCAAAACCTGGAAGGCCTGGAGCCGCCAAGGGTAAAAAGGGAGCCCCAAAGGGCTCTGGCGGTAAGAACCGTCAGTCGCTAGAGGGTCGTGGACCAACCCCGAAGGCTGAAGACCGCCCCTACCATAAGGCCTATCGCTCAAACATGACACCCAAGGCAAAAGTTGCGCCCAAACAAGTGAAACGCGGAGAGTTTGTCGCGGGCAGATCGGGAATGGGAGCAAGGGCAATTTCTGGAGAAATTCTCTCGGGTCGGAACTCGGTATCAGAAGCCCTCAAGGCCAAGATTCCGGCAACCGCATTGTTTATCGCCCAGGGCATTGACATGGATGACCGGGTTCGTAACGCAATCGCGATTGCCACCAACCGCAACATTGCAGTGAATGAAGTGACTCGCCAAGAAGTAGAGCGAATGACTGGTGGGGATAGCGTTCATCAAGGCATCGCACTCCAGGTTCCGCCTTACGACTATAAGCACCCGATGGATCTGGTCGATAGAGCACTTTCCCTGGGGCAAGTGCCCCTTCTGGTGGCGCTAGATGGTGTTACAGACCCTAGAAACCTAGGAGCAATAATTCGATCGGTGGCGGCCTTTGGTGCTCATGGTGTCGTACTGCCGCAGCGTCGAAGTGTTGGGGTCACTGCGGCAGCTTGGCGCACATCAGCCGGAGCCGCGGCAAGAATACCAGTTGCACTAGCTTCGAATCTAAATCAGGCCATCAAAGAGTATAAGCAGCGCGGCCTCTTTGTTATTGGGCTCGACGGTGATGGTGAGGTTTCTATGCCAGAGTTCACTTTGGCCGACCAGCCAATTCTTTTGGTGGTTGGGTCTGAAGGTAAAGGGCTCTCTCGATTGGTTCAGGAAAACTGCGATCAAGTAGTTTCGATTCCAATCGGAGGCGCAACAGAGTCTTTGAATGCCGGGATTGCTGCCAGTGTGGCGCTTTACCAAATCTCTACCATGCGCGCAAAGTAG